AACTTTTAATGAAATTGCTCCTCTAAATTGTGCTAATTTTATAACTGTTTTTGGATTAAAAGCATAAAACATATCTTCAATCGCAACTTCATTAATATCAAACTTTTTAAAAATCATATCAAGTCCTTCTGTCATTTCGACAATTTGTTCTTGTAAAATCTTTGTTTTTATTTTTATTAAACCAGCTTCTAAAAGCTTGATATTTCTTCCATTTTTTTCAATTATTGCATATCCACAGTTTCTTGTACCTGGATCTATTCCTAATATTTTCACTACTTATTCACCTTTTATTCATCACATAAAAATTATCTATTCATCTTTTCACTTATGGTTAAATCACTTTATTCACATGTTTAAAGTGTGGTATAATCGTCAATCTTTT
The window above is part of the Malaciobacter marinus genome. Proteins encoded here:
- the ruvC gene encoding crossover junction endodeoxyribonuclease RuvC; the encoded protein is MKILGIDPGTRNCGYAIIEKNGRNIKLLEAGLIKIKTKILQEQIVEMTEGLDMIFKKFDINEVAIEDMFYAFNPKTVIKLAQFRGAISLKVLLEFGNFAEYTPLQVKQAVTGNGKAAKEQVAFMVKRLLGIKKEIKPLDITDAIAIAITHSQRIK